One genomic window of Pseudomonas sp. LFM046 includes the following:
- a CDS encoding NRDE family protein — MCLIVFAWRPGHEVPLVLAANRDEFYARPTLPLAKWEDAPGVIAGRDLEAGGTWLGAAPNGRFAALTNIRDPRTPPVGRTRGELCVQFLRGTMGPGEFLEDALRRAGDYSGFNLLVGDDRELWFLNPRTGGPINLKPGIYGVSNADLDTPWPKVERGKAALAECLNPPSADALLNLLHDPEQAQDHILPETGVGLNTERMLSSVFIATRTYGTRASSALIVRADGSRELVERSYGPYGAKLGDVRVELRD, encoded by the coding sequence ATGTGCCTGATCGTATTCGCATGGCGCCCTGGACACGAAGTCCCGCTGGTGCTCGCAGCAAACCGGGACGAATTCTACGCCCGCCCCACCCTCCCCCTCGCCAAATGGGAAGATGCTCCCGGTGTCATCGCCGGCCGCGACCTGGAAGCCGGTGGAACCTGGCTAGGGGCGGCCCCGAATGGCCGCTTCGCCGCCCTGACCAATATCCGCGACCCACGAACACCGCCGGTTGGCCGGACCCGTGGCGAGCTCTGCGTGCAATTCCTGCGCGGAACCATGGGGCCGGGTGAATTCCTGGAGGACGCCCTGCGCCGGGCCGGTGACTATTCGGGGTTCAACCTGCTGGTGGGGGACGATCGCGAACTCTGGTTCCTCAATCCCCGGACCGGTGGGCCGATCAACCTCAAACCGGGCATCTACGGCGTGTCCAACGCGGACCTGGACACCCCCTGGCCCAAGGTGGAGCGCGGCAAGGCGGCCCTGGCCGAATGCCTGAACCCGCCCTCCGCGGACGCCCTGCTGAACCTGCTGCATGATCCGGAGCAGGCCCAGGACCATATCCTCCCGGAGACGGGCGTAGGGCTGAACACCGAACGCATGTTGTCCAGCGTGTTCATCGCCACCCGCACCTACGGCACCCGCGCCAGCTCGGCGCTGATCGTCCGTGCCGATGGCTCCCGCGAGCTGGTGGAACGCAGCTACGGGCCGTACGGCGCCAAGTTGGGAGATGTGCGGGTCGAACTGCGGGACTGA
- a CDS encoding GTPase/DUF3482 domain-containing protein yields the protein MTKPLKLAVVGHTNVGKTSLLRTLLRDRDFGEISHRPSTTRHVEGARLSVEGQPLLELYDTPGLEDAIALLDHLERLDRPGERLDGPARLARFLDGSEARQRFEQEAKVLRQLLVSDAGLYVIDAREPVLAKYRDELAVLAMCGRPLLPVLNFVASEGHREADWREALARLGLHALVRFDSVAPPLDGEQRLYDSLALLLERARPQLQRLAEDHQAQRRLRLEAGSRLIAELLLDVSACRRLVPAQDAALQAATGTLRQQVREREQRCVEALLRLYAFSREDATASDLPLLGGRWGDDLFNPETLKQLGVRLGGGMAAGAAAGAGVDLLVGGLTLGAAAALGAIAGGAWQTFGHYGERLLGKLKGQRELTVDDAILRLLALRQRQLLQALDARGHAAFEAVRIDTPEEKQWREGKLPTVLAKARAHPEWSSLNAEAELEQAERQGHVATLATGLMP from the coding sequence ATGACTAAGCCGCTGAAGCTGGCCGTGGTTGGCCACACCAATGTGGGCAAGACCTCCCTGCTGCGTACCCTGCTGCGGGATCGCGACTTTGGCGAGATATCCCACCGCCCCAGCACCACCCGCCATGTGGAGGGCGCGCGGCTCTCGGTGGAGGGTCAGCCGCTGCTGGAGCTTTACGACACCCCCGGCCTGGAAGACGCCATCGCCCTGCTGGATCACCTGGAGCGTCTGGACCGCCCCGGCGAACGCCTGGACGGCCCGGCCCGCCTGGCCCGCTTCCTCGATGGCAGCGAGGCGCGCCAGCGTTTCGAACAGGAAGCCAAGGTGCTGCGCCAACTGCTGGTGTCGGACGCCGGACTCTATGTGATCGACGCCCGCGAGCCGGTGCTGGCCAAGTACCGGGACGAGTTGGCGGTGCTGGCGATGTGCGGCCGTCCGCTCCTGCCGGTGCTGAACTTCGTCGCCAGCGAAGGCCACCGCGAAGCGGACTGGCGCGAAGCCCTGGCCCGTCTTGGATTGCACGCCCTGGTGCGCTTCGACAGCGTGGCACCGCCGCTGGACGGCGAACAGCGCCTCTACGACAGCCTGGCCCTGCTGCTGGAACGGGCCCGGCCGCAATTGCAGCGGCTGGCGGAGGACCACCAGGCACAGCGGCGCCTGCGTCTGGAAGCCGGCAGCCGGTTGATCGCCGAACTCCTGCTGGATGTGTCTGCTTGCCGCCGCCTCGTACCCGCCCAGGACGCTGCCCTGCAAGCCGCCACGGGAACCCTGCGCCAGCAGGTGCGGGAGCGTGAGCAGCGCTGTGTGGAGGCCTTGCTGCGCCTCTACGCCTTCAGCCGGGAGGATGCTACCGCCAGCGATCTGCCTCTGCTGGGCGGCCGCTGGGGGGATGACCTGTTCAACCCGGAGACCCTGAAACAACTGGGAGTACGGCTGGGTGGCGGCATGGCGGCGGGCGCAGCCGCCGGCGCCGGCGTCGACCTGCTGGTGGGCGGCCTGACCCTGGGCGCCGCGGCGGCGCTCGGCGCCATCGCCGGCGGCGCCTGGCAGACCTTCGGCCATTACGGCGAACGCCTGCTGGGCAAACTCAAGGGGCAGCGGGAACTGACCGTGGACGACGCCATCCTGCGCCTGCTGGCCCTGCGTCAGCGGCAACTGCTCCAGGCACTGGACGCCCGTGGCCACGCGGCCTTCGAGGCGGTTCGCATCGATACCCCGGAAGAGAAGCAGTGGCGGGAAGGCAAGCTGCCAACCGTGCTGGCCAAGGCCCGAGCTCACCCGGAGTGGTCGTCGCTGAACGCCGAAGCGGAACTGGAACAGGCCGAACGCCAGGGGCACGTGGCAACGCTGGCCACGGGCCTGATGCCCTGA
- a CDS encoding sulfite exporter TauE/SafE family protein: MEFLLYLVLGACAGVLAGLFGVGGGMIIVPVLVFSFTAQGFDPGILTHLAVGTSLATIIFTSINSVREHHRKGAVRWPIFAWMTLGILLGSGLGSLTAAAIQGPMLQKIIGVFAILISIQMALDLKPKASGTVPGKPGLTLAGGVIGWASAIFGIGGGSLTVPFLTWRSVPIQQAVATSSACGLPIALASALSFMVLGWNETHLPPYSVGFVYLPALVGIAFTSMFFARFGARLAHRLSPRLLKRLFALLLLSVGLNFLI; encoded by the coding sequence ATGGAATTCCTGCTCTACCTGGTGCTCGGCGCCTGTGCCGGCGTGCTGGCCGGGTTATTCGGCGTCGGCGGCGGCATGATCATCGTGCCGGTGCTGGTATTCAGCTTCACGGCGCAGGGGTTCGATCCGGGCATTCTCACTCACCTGGCCGTGGGCACGTCCCTGGCCACCATCATCTTCACCTCGATCAACTCGGTGCGCGAGCATCACCGCAAGGGCGCGGTGCGCTGGCCGATCTTCGCCTGGATGACCCTCGGCATCCTGCTCGGCTCCGGCCTCGGCTCCCTGACCGCCGCCGCCATCCAGGGGCCGATGCTGCAGAAGATCATCGGTGTGTTCGCCATACTGATATCGATCCAGATGGCCCTGGACCTGAAACCCAAGGCCAGCGGCACGGTCCCAGGCAAGCCGGGACTGACCCTGGCGGGCGGCGTGATCGGCTGGGCTTCGGCCATCTTTGGCATCGGCGGCGGCTCGCTGACGGTGCCCTTCCTGACCTGGCGCAGCGTGCCCATCCAGCAGGCAGTGGCCACGTCATCGGCCTGCGGCCTGCCCATCGCCTTGGCCAGCGCGCTGTCCTTCATGGTCCTGGGCTGGAATGAAACTCACCTGCCGCCCTACAGCGTGGGCTTCGTCTACCTTCCGGCGCTGGTGGGCATTGCCTTCACCAGCATGTTTTTCGCCCGCTTCGGCGCGCGCCTGGCTCACCGATTGTCGCCGCGCCTGCTGAAGCGCCTGTTCGCCCTGCTGCTGCTGTCAGTGGGCCTGAACTTCCTGATCTAA
- a CDS encoding DUF2868 domain-containing protein has translation MSEANPDPLSPLSPLDQLWLTEAIRLREEHAGPLDDTEANRRANAAGGDLAQRIQVRALWLAQRDGQVQALQHWRQGARLAGLLLVVLALVSGAGLALAALGDGQRPVNLFWALGSLLGLHLLTLLGWALSFSLGGSASAVGRLWLWLSGKLARDAQAAHLAPALLLMLQRQRLTRWGLGALVHGAWLLALGSALVVLLLLLATRRYGFVWETTILGSDTFVFLTQALGALPALLGFSLPDAETIRASSSALTEESARQAWSGWLLGVTFTYGLLPRLLLGLFCLWRWLQGQSRLGLDLGLPGYSLLRERLQPTSERLGVCDAAPAELTQPQGGNLLGESHGALLVAIELDDRRPWPPALPKGVGDAGVLDSREQRQRLLDQLSRFPPARLAVACDPRRSPDRGTLALIGELARSAAQTRVWLLPAPTGEALDSQRLDDWHQALARLDLPHAQGAPMNWLETGHD, from the coding sequence GTGAGCGAAGCCAATCCTGATCCCCTCTCCCCCCTCTCCCCCCTCGACCAGCTCTGGCTGACCGAGGCCATCCGACTGCGCGAAGAACACGCAGGCCCTCTGGACGACACCGAAGCCAACCGGCGGGCCAATGCCGCCGGTGGCGACCTGGCGCAACGCATCCAGGTCCGCGCCCTCTGGCTGGCCCAGCGCGACGGCCAGGTCCAGGCCCTGCAGCATTGGCGCCAAGGCGCGCGGCTCGCCGGCCTGTTGCTGGTGGTGCTGGCGCTGGTCAGCGGTGCCGGTCTTGCCCTGGCCGCCCTCGGCGACGGCCAGCGTCCGGTCAATCTGTTCTGGGCCCTCGGCAGCCTGCTCGGCCTGCACCTGCTGACGCTGCTGGGCTGGGCCCTGTCATTCAGCCTAGGCGGCAGCGCCAGTGCGGTTGGGCGCCTGTGGCTCTGGCTCAGCGGCAAGCTCGCCCGCGACGCCCAGGCCGCGCACCTGGCGCCCGCGCTGCTCCTGATGCTGCAACGCCAGCGTCTGACCCGCTGGGGCCTGGGCGCCCTGGTCCACGGCGCCTGGTTGCTGGCCCTGGGCAGTGCCCTGGTGGTTCTGCTCCTGCTGCTCGCCACCCGCCGCTACGGCTTCGTCTGGGAAACCACCATCCTCGGCAGCGACACCTTCGTCTTCCTGACCCAGGCCCTGGGCGCCCTGCCCGCCCTGCTCGGTTTCAGCCTGCCGGATGCGGAAACCATCCGCGCCAGCAGCAGCGCGCTGACAGAGGAGTCCGCGCGGCAGGCCTGGTCCGGCTGGCTGCTGGGAGTCACCTTCACCTATGGCCTGCTGCCGCGCCTGCTGCTAGGTCTGTTCTGCCTCTGGCGCTGGCTGCAAGGGCAGTCGCGCCTTGGCCTGGACCTCGGCCTGCCCGGCTACAGCCTGCTGCGGGAACGCCTGCAGCCGACCAGCGAGCGCCTGGGGGTCTGCGATGCCGCACCCGCCGAATTGACCCAGCCTCAGGGCGGCAACCTCCTTGGCGAAAGCCACGGCGCCCTGCTGGTGGCCATCGAACTGGACGACCGCCGCCCCTGGCCTCCGGCCCTGCCCAAGGGCGTGGGCGATGCCGGGGTACTGGACAGCCGTGAACAGCGCCAGCGCCTGCTGGACCAGCTCAGCCGCTTTCCGCCGGCCCGCCTGGCGGTCGCCTGCGACCCACGCCGCTCGCCGGACCGCGGCACCCTGGCGCTGATTGGCGAGCTGGCCCGCAGCGCTGCCCAAACCCGTGTCTGGCTGCTGCCCGCGCCGACCGGCGAAGCCCTGGACAGCCAGCGCCTGGACGACTGGCATCAGGCCCTGGCACGCCTGGACCTGCCCCACGCCCAAGGCGCCCCCATGAACTGGCTGGAGACCGGTCATGACTAA
- a CDS encoding ABC transporter permease subunit, which yields MKRFSFSNLMLWVGLLFIYLPMVILVIYSFNASKLVTVWGGWSVKWYVGLLDNTQLMNSVFRSLEIALYTAVSAVALGTLAAFVLTRIPRFRGRTMFGGMVTAPLVMPEVITGLSLLLLFVAMAQLIGWPQERGIVTIWIAHTTFCSAYVAIVVSARLRELDLSIEEAAMDLGARPWKVFLLITIPMIAPSLAAGGMMSFALSLDDLVLASFVSGPGSTTLPMEVFSAVRLGVKPEINAVASLILLTVSLFTFFAWFFSRQAEERRKRAIQQAMETMAEEAASSSWKPGTATQATSQAA from the coding sequence ATGAAGCGCTTCAGTTTCTCCAACCTGATGCTGTGGGTGGGTCTGCTGTTCATCTACCTGCCGATGGTCATCCTGGTCATCTACTCGTTCAACGCCTCCAAGCTGGTAACGGTGTGGGGCGGCTGGTCGGTGAAGTGGTACGTCGGCCTGCTGGACAACACCCAGCTGATGAACTCGGTGTTCCGCTCCCTGGAGATCGCCCTCTATACCGCAGTCTCCGCGGTGGCCCTGGGCACCCTGGCTGCCTTCGTGCTGACCCGCATCCCGCGTTTCCGTGGCCGCACCATGTTTGGCGGCATGGTTACCGCGCCGCTGGTCATGCCCGAGGTGATCACCGGTCTGTCGCTGCTGCTGCTCTTCGTGGCCATGGCGCAATTGATCGGCTGGCCTCAGGAGCGTGGCATCGTCACCATCTGGATCGCCCACACCACCTTCTGCTCGGCCTATGTGGCCATCGTGGTGTCGGCACGCCTGCGTGAGCTGGACCTGTCCATCGAAGAGGCGGCCATGGACCTGGGCGCGCGGCCGTGGAAGGTGTTCCTGCTGATCACCATCCCGATGATCGCGCCGTCCCTGGCGGCGGGCGGCATGATGTCCTTCGCCCTGTCCCTCGACGACCTGGTGCTGGCCAGCTTCGTGTCCGGCCCCGGTTCCACCACCCTGCCGATGGAGGTCTTCTCCGCCGTGCGCCTGGGCGTGAAGCCGGAGATCAACGCCGTGGCCAGCCTGATCCTGCTGACCGTCTCGCTGTTCACCTTCTTCGCCTGGTTCTTCTCTCGCCAGGCCGAGGAGCGTCGCAAGCGGGCCATCCAGCAGGCGATGGAAACCATGGCCGAGGAAGCCGCGTCGTCCAGCTGGAAGCCGGGAACCGCAACTCAGGCCACCAGCCAGGCTGCCTGA
- a CDS encoding ribonuclease T(2): protein MKAPLAALFAGLVGLSPLFATAESAQGSFVASQRCEAFQSIRKQTNPDDLEVQPGQRYAVVEVNKRDYDWLRIRVPDSATPLRWVSASCGTVEGLAFNSGQAAKPVGGGNVCSRPDQHDGYVLAATWQPGFCEHTSYKGSKPECEGLESGELQISHLTLHGLWPNRQSCGKSYGHCVGPDLKLSADTLAYVRPWMPNFRYGTSFGRYQWDKHGVCQTQMDDDVYFRRAVDLVRQLDASAAGQYIVANIGGAISRRAFYQKVEQEFGNASAANNFLLICSGKYLQEIRVSLPRELKQADSLVGVVDGQFAASRSQDRSECSADRILIEAGGR from the coding sequence ATGAAAGCCCCCCTCGCGGCCCTGTTCGCGGGCCTTGTCGGCCTCTCGCCTTTGTTCGCCACCGCCGAGTCCGCCCAGGGCAGCTTCGTCGCCAGCCAGCGCTGCGAGGCCTTCCAGTCCATCCGCAAGCAGACCAACCCGGACGACCTCGAAGTCCAGCCGGGCCAGCGCTACGCAGTGGTGGAGGTGAACAAGCGCGACTACGACTGGCTGCGCATCCGCGTGCCGGACAGCGCTACGCCGCTGCGCTGGGTGTCCGCTTCCTGCGGGACGGTCGAAGGGCTGGCATTCAATTCGGGCCAGGCGGCCAAGCCAGTGGGCGGTGGGAATGTCTGCAGCCGGCCGGACCAGCACGATGGCTACGTGCTGGCCGCCACCTGGCAGCCGGGTTTCTGCGAGCACACGTCCTACAAGGGCAGTAAGCCCGAATGCGAGGGCCTGGAGTCCGGCGAGTTGCAGATCTCCCACCTGACGCTGCACGGCCTCTGGCCCAATCGCCAGTCCTGCGGCAAGAGTTATGGCCATTGCGTCGGGCCCGATCTGAAACTCAGCGCCGATACCCTGGCCTACGTCCGCCCCTGGATGCCGAACTTCCGTTACGGCACCAGCTTCGGCCGCTACCAGTGGGACAAGCACGGGGTCTGCCAGACGCAGATGGACGACGATGTCTACTTCCGCCGCGCGGTGGACCTGGTGCGGCAGCTGGACGCGTCGGCGGCGGGGCAGTACATCGTGGCCAATATCGGCGGCGCCATTTCCCGGCGCGCCTTTTACCAGAAGGTGGAGCAGGAGTTCGGCAATGCTTCGGCCGCCAACAACTTCCTGCTCATCTGCAGCGGCAAGTACCTCCAGGAAATCCGTGTTTCCCTGCCCCGCGAATTGAAGCAGGCGGACAGCCTGGTGGGCGTGGTGGACGGTCAGTTCGCCGCCAGCCGCTCGCAGGATCGCAGCGAGTGCAGCGCCGATCGCATCCTGATCGAAGCGGGCGGCCGCTGA
- the lgt gene encoding prolipoprotein diacylglyceryl transferase, translated as MLAYPQIDPVAIALGPLKIHWYGLMYLIGIGGAWWLASRRLKDFDPTWTREKLSDLVFWVALGVIAGGRLGYVLFYDLSAYLANPLLIFEVWKGGMSFHGGLIGVMLATLWFGKRNNKSFFQLMDFIAPLVPIGLGAGRIGNFINAELWGKATDLPWAMIFPTDPAQLPRHPSQLYQFALEGVALFAILWFYSRKPRPTMAVSGMFALFYGIFRFTVEFVRVPDAQLGYLAFGWLTMGQVLCLPMIIGGIALIIWAHRRHATQGVV; from the coding sequence ATGCTGGCTTATCCCCAGATCGACCCGGTGGCCATCGCCCTCGGGCCGCTGAAAATCCACTGGTACGGCCTGATGTACCTCATTGGCATCGGTGGGGCCTGGTGGCTGGCCTCGCGCCGCCTCAAGGATTTCGACCCCACCTGGACCAGGGAAAAACTTTCCGACCTGGTGTTCTGGGTCGCCCTCGGCGTGATCGCCGGCGGCCGCCTTGGCTACGTGCTGTTCTACGACCTGTCTGCCTACCTCGCCAACCCGCTGCTGATCTTCGAAGTCTGGAAGGGCGGCATGTCCTTCCACGGCGGGCTGATCGGCGTGATGCTGGCGACCCTCTGGTTTGGCAAGCGCAACAACAAGAGCTTCTTCCAGCTCATGGACTTCATCGCGCCCCTGGTGCCCATCGGCCTGGGCGCCGGCCGCATCGGCAACTTCATCAACGCCGAACTCTGGGGCAAGGCCACGGACCTGCCCTGGGCGATGATCTTCCCGACCGACCCGGCCCAGCTGCCCCGCCATCCGTCGCAGCTCTACCAGTTCGCCCTGGAAGGCGTGGCACTCTTCGCCATTCTCTGGTTCTACTCGCGCAAACCTCGCCCGACCATGGCCGTCTCCGGCATGTTCGCGCTCTTTTACGGCATTTTCCGCTTTACGGTGGAGTTCGTCCGCGTCCCTGACGCCCAGCTCGGTTACCTGGCCTTCGGCTGGCTGACCATGGGCCAGGTTCTCTGCCTGCCGATGATTATCGGCGGCATCGCCCTGATCATCTGGGCCCATCGCCGCCACGCCACCCAAGGAGTCGTCTGA
- a CDS encoding thymidylate synthase, with translation MKQYLDLMRRVRESGTFKSDRTGTGTYSVFGHQMRFDLAEGFPLVTTKKCHLKSIVHELLWFLQGDTNIKYLKDNGVSIWDEWADEEGNLGPVYGYQWRSWPAPNGESIDQITKVVEMIKKNPDSRRLIVSAWNPALVDEMALPPCHALFQFYVANGKLSCQLYQRSADIFLGVPFNIASYALLTLMVAQVCDLEPGEFIWTGGDCHLYANHIEQTDLQLTREPLPLPTMKLNPAVKDLFAFTFEDFELVGYQSHPHIKAPVAV, from the coding sequence ATGAAACAGTATCTCGACCTGATGCGCCGGGTGCGCGAATCTGGCACCTTCAAGAGCGACCGCACCGGCACCGGCACTTACAGCGTGTTCGGCCACCAGATGCGCTTCGACCTGGCTGAGGGCTTCCCCCTGGTGACCACCAAGAAGTGCCACTTGAAGTCCATCGTCCACGAACTGCTGTGGTTCCTGCAGGGCGACACCAACATCAAGTACCTGAAGGACAACGGCGTCTCCATCTGGGACGAATGGGCCGACGAAGAGGGCAACCTCGGTCCGGTCTACGGCTACCAGTGGCGCTCCTGGCCGGCCCCCAACGGCGAGTCCATCGACCAGATCACCAAGGTGGTCGAGATGATCAAGAAGAACCCGGACTCGCGCCGGCTGATCGTCTCCGCCTGGAACCCGGCCCTGGTGGACGAGATGGCCCTGCCGCCCTGCCACGCCTTGTTCCAGTTCTACGTGGCCAACGGCAAGCTGAGTTGCCAGCTCTACCAGCGCTCGGCCGACATCTTCCTCGGCGTGCCCTTCAACATCGCCAGCTACGCCCTGCTGACGCTGATGGTGGCGCAGGTCTGCGACCTGGAGCCGGGCGAGTTCATCTGGACCGGCGGCGACTGCCACCTCTACGCCAACCACATCGAGCAGACCGACCTGCAGCTCACCCGTGAGCCGCTGCCGCTGCCCACCATGAAGCTCAATCCTGCCGTGAAGGACCTGTTCGCCTTCACCTTCGAGGACTTCGAGCTGGTGGGCTACCAGTCCCACCCGCACATCAAGGCCCCGGTCGCCGTCTGA